Sequence from the Paenibacillus riograndensis SBR5 genome:
ACAGCAATTTGCTGTGCTACAGCGTGAATCTCCCCGATCAGCGGCAGGTCCTCCGGTGCAACATCATTCATGGAAGCAATGAACTTCTTGGGAATGATCAGCACATGAACCGGGGCTGCAGGCTCTATATCATAGAAAGCCAGAATCCGTTCATTCTCGAAGACCTTTTTGGAAGGGATTGAACCCTCAATAATTTTGCTAAACACAGTTTCCATGGGAATGCTTCCTCCTGTCAGTTTTGGTGAAAGTCCAGCAAGTACATTTGGCCTCTGCAAGCTATGCTTGGGAATGGCTTTCGTCGCGGCATCATAATTGATGTCTATAATCATACAGGATAATTCCCGATTGGGAAAGGCGCCGGGAACATACCCTGTATAGGTCACTTCTGGGCCTATAATTCGTCCGGATTATTATTTGAAGACCTCAAATCAACTATAATATGTTATTTATTACATTTGTTAATTAAAAATAAAACTGTTGATTTTACTTTTTATGGTAATAAAATAAAGGGGGTTGTTTAGAAATGAGTACAGGAACAGAAGATACTGCTATTTTCGGACAATACCAAGCCCGGTGAATAGCTGCTGCCTCATTCCATGAACCGATTTCATCTTCCAAAAAGGAGTTCTTCCCTCATGAAAAATCATGTGATTTATCAGGTTTCCACAATGATTGCCCTGCTG
This genomic interval carries:
- a CDS encoding histidine triad nucleotide-binding protein; protein product: METVFSKIIEGSIPSKKVFENERILAFYDIEPAAPVHVLIIPKKFIASMNDVAPEDLPLIGEIHAVAQQIAVELGIADSGYRLINNCGPDSGQAVPHLHYHLLGGAKLGALVGSSTSHA